In one Candidatus Paceibacterota bacterium genomic region, the following are encoded:
- a CDS encoding glycosyltransferase family 4 protein, producing the protein MRILFLNDFIPPRHVGGPGKRNFETAVKLKDLGHDVFFITSCQKKEQEIEDEKLGVKIFNVYSDYPLYLRDYFNIYNPKVMKKVKKIMKEIHPDVVHVDTVHTYLSYACLKIARKFSKAVFLHSRDFMLFNYGKFLQKERECGRVDYKVSWFDNLKKGGKRFNPFRNFLIKRYLKYVDKIFAISDELAKALLQNGITNVAVLHNGFPLYEKEPEFCELESKKILLSGRLNEAKGVYALLDAFPLIKLKIPEAKIVLVGVDGEEKKRIDYYVLKNRLGKEDIEISGWIPGEQMYSILKSAAVVCSPSLYPDPLLAGSNYEAASFKKPVITTCFGGAKEFVLDGKTGYVVNPFKKEELADRVVDLLSDEEKARRFGEAAYLRLKTDFSLDEYAKKLLDWYGSFLKNN; encoded by the coding sequence ATGAGAATCTTGTTTTTAAATGATTTTATTCCTCCGCGCCATGTCGGAGGTCCGGGAAAAAGAAATTTTGAAACCGCGGTAAAGCTCAAAGATCTTGGGCATGATGTTTTTTTTATCACTTCGTGCCAGAAAAAAGAGCAGGAAATTGAAGATGAAAAGCTCGGAGTAAAAATTTTTAATGTCTATTCTGATTATCCTTTGTACCTGCGGGATTATTTTAATATTTATAACCCGAAGGTTATGAAGAAAGTAAAAAAAATAATGAAAGAAATTCATCCCGACGTGGTTCATGTAGATACTGTCCATACTTATTTATCTTACGCTTGCTTGAAAATAGCGAGAAAATTTTCCAAAGCGGTTTTTCTCCATTCCCGTGATTTTATGCTGTTTAATTACGGCAAATTTTTGCAAAAAGAGCGGGAATGCGGCCGCGTTGATTACAAAGTGAGCTGGTTTGATAATCTTAAAAAAGGAGGGAAGCGCTTTAATCCGTTTAGGAATTTTTTAATAAAAAGATATTTGAAATACGTTGATAAAATTTTTGCGATTAGCGATGAATTGGCAAAAGCGCTGTTGCAGAATGGAATTACAAATGTGGCGGTTTTGCACAACGGCTTTCCTCTTTATGAAAAAGAGCCGGAATTTTGCGAACTTGAATCAAAGAAAATTCTTTTGTCCGGAAGATTGAACGAGGCCAAGGGCGTTTACGCGCTCCTGGACGCGTTTCCTCTTATCAAATTGAAAATCCCCGAAGCGAAAATAGTCTTGGTCGGGGTTGACGGCGAAGAAAAGAAAAGAATTGATTATTATGTTTTAAAAAATCGACTGGGAAAAGAAGATATAGAAATTTCGGGATGGATTCCCGGAGAACAAATGTATTCAATATTAAAATCGGCGGCCGTTGTCTGTTCTCCTTCTTTATATCCGGACCCTTTGCTTGCCGGCTCGAATTATGAAGCCGCTTCGTTTAAAAAACCTGTAATCACGACATGCTTTGGCGGGGCAAAAGAATTTGTTTTGGACGGCAAGACCGGATACGTAGTCAATCCTTTTAAGAAAGAAGAGCTGGCTGACAGGGTCGTTGACCTTTTGTCTGACGAAGAAAAAGCCAGACGTTTTGGCGAAGCGGCTTATTTGAGACTGAAGACGGATTTTTCTTTGGATGAATACGCGAAAAAACTTCTGGATTGGTACGGAAGTTTTTTGAAAAACAATTAA